The following are from one region of the Gryllotalpicola protaetiae genome:
- a CDS encoding helix-turn-helix transcriptional regulator codes for MTELRSALYGASFEMSGIRDRGERRAAIAEALGQLIPSDSTGWVAWSAEAPAIIARWPENAAAQRTLGGHIASLAHPVLRAIRAGRGLEPMRLSDLTDTTGSRRSAVLDDLYRVMGARHQLTFPALRAPDGSFSTWALHRASVDFDDDELALAAHVAPLLSLVERGAWRSTSSAASDVLTARECGILRLLADGLTTAQIGYVERISARTAAKHIEHIYAKLDVHDRASATRAAARLGLLAP; via the coding sequence ATGACCGAGCTTCGCTCGGCGCTGTACGGCGCGAGCTTCGAGATGTCCGGCATCCGTGATCGCGGAGAGCGCCGCGCCGCGATCGCCGAGGCCCTCGGGCAACTCATTCCGAGCGACAGCACGGGGTGGGTCGCCTGGTCGGCCGAGGCTCCGGCGATCATCGCGCGCTGGCCCGAGAACGCGGCGGCGCAGCGCACCCTCGGCGGCCACATCGCGAGCCTCGCTCACCCGGTGCTGCGCGCCATCCGCGCAGGCCGCGGCCTGGAGCCGATGCGGCTCTCCGACCTGACCGACACCACGGGCAGCCGGCGCAGTGCCGTGCTCGACGACCTCTATCGGGTGATGGGAGCTCGGCACCAGCTGACCTTCCCGGCGCTGCGCGCGCCGGACGGGTCGTTCTCGACCTGGGCGCTGCATCGGGCATCCGTCGACTTCGACGATGACGAACTCGCGCTCGCCGCCCACGTCGCCCCACTGCTGTCGCTCGTCGAGCGAGGCGCGTGGCGCTCGACCTCCAGTGCGGCGAGCGACGTGCTCACCGCACGTGAGTGCGGCATCCTGCGCCTGCTCGCCGACGGCCTGACGACGGCTCAGATCGGCTACGTCGAGCGCATCAGCGCACGCACCGCGGCCAAGCACATCGAGCACATCTACGCGAAGCTCGACGTGCACGACCGGGCGAGCGCGACCCGCGCCGCCGCGCGGCTGGGGCTGCTCGCGCCCTGA